A single window of Microbacterium oryzae DNA harbors:
- a CDS encoding DUF503 domain-containing protein, with product MWIGWVVFDLLLGDVRSLKEKRSIIRPLIADLSRRTEAAAAEVGAHDLHRRAEIGISVIGGDATHVRDVLDRAERMLAEEHPEITLLSAHRGLHSSDD from the coding sequence ATGTGGATCGGCTGGGTCGTGTTCGACCTGCTCCTCGGCGACGTGCGCTCGCTCAAGGAGAAGCGCAGCATCATCCGCCCGCTCATCGCCGACCTGTCTCGACGCACCGAGGCGGCCGCGGCGGAGGTGGGCGCGCACGACCTGCATCGCCGGGCGGAGATCGGCATCTCCGTGATCGGCGGCGACGCGACGCACGTGCGTGACGTGCTCGATCGCGCCGAGCGCATGCTCGCGGAGGAGCACCCCGAGATCACCCTGCTCTCCGCACACCGGGGCCTGCACTCGAGCGACGACTGA
- a CDS encoding siderophore-interacting protein: protein MTLSNPAVITFSLERTRLELRFRLTRLVARDWIAPDYVRVRVQGDDLAGFGEGLGDDDHIRIFFPEGEPASVAELRESPSREFTPLQWGEDWLDLEFAVHGDAGVAGVWAATAPLGSLLGVGGPRGTCRIEGAPEAWFLAGDETAIPQIRRFAAAIPDGASARILVEVADAAHEVAIDAPVPVEYLHRDGAAPSAALIARLDQLTETDRPEGDVFAFIAAEQAVVKAGRALVAGRWGIDPERAVIKGYWKADESGATYHAAH, encoded by the coding sequence ATGACCCTGTCGAATCCCGCCGTCATCACGTTCTCGCTCGAGCGCACTCGTCTCGAGCTCCGCTTCCGCCTCACGCGTCTCGTCGCGAGGGACTGGATCGCGCCGGACTACGTCCGCGTGCGGGTGCAGGGCGATGACCTCGCGGGCTTCGGCGAGGGGCTCGGCGACGACGATCACATCCGCATCTTCTTCCCCGAGGGCGAGCCGGCGAGCGTTGCCGAGCTGCGCGAGTCGCCGTCGCGCGAGTTCACCCCGCTGCAGTGGGGCGAGGACTGGCTCGACCTCGAGTTCGCCGTCCACGGCGACGCGGGCGTCGCCGGCGTCTGGGCCGCGACGGCGCCCCTCGGCTCACTCCTCGGGGTCGGCGGGCCGCGCGGCACGTGCCGGATCGAGGGCGCACCCGAGGCCTGGTTCCTCGCGGGAGATGAGACCGCCATCCCGCAGATCCGGCGCTTCGCGGCGGCGATTCCGGATGGCGCGAGCGCGCGGATCCTCGTCGAGGTGGCGGATGCCGCGCACGAGGTGGCGATCGACGCGCCGGTGCCGGTCGAGTACCTTCACCGCGACGGCGCCGCCCCGAGCGCGGCGCTCATCGCGCGTCTCGACCAGCTGACGGAGACGGACCGCCCGGAGGGCGACGTGTTCGCGTTCATCGCGGCCGAGCAGGCGGTCGTGAAGGCTGGCCGTGCGCTCGTCGCCGGGCGCTGGGGCATCGACCCCGAGCGCGCGGTGATCAAGGGGTACTGGAAGGCGGACGAGAGCGGCGCGACGTACCACGCCGCGCACTAG
- a CDS encoding siderophore ABC transporter substrate-binding protein: MHITRPIATLSLVAASALVLAGCSSAGEEAAEAADAPTASEAETVEFSWDRNIAGEDEEPELEKTTVEVPKNPEKIVAFEMSTVDTIGALGGEVAGAPLDSVPDYLQDALADDAFNAGTLFEADLIEIEAQQPDLIVIGGRSSGLYEDLSEIAPTIDLGIAGTYTETLERNVTFLGEVLGAEDEAASALEDLEAGIDEAKAVTAEAGTGLGVMVSGGELSALAPSEQGGGSANVRGGLLYDVFGVEPVVEDIASATHGEPVSFEFLLEKNPDTLWVVDRDVATGEAEAGAAAEVLDNDIVKQTAAAQNDRIVYLDPVAWYIVYGGIETTQLLIDDVMQIAS; the protein is encoded by the coding sequence ATGCACATCACCCGTCCGATCGCGACGCTCTCGCTCGTCGCGGCATCCGCTCTCGTCCTCGCGGGCTGCTCGTCCGCCGGCGAGGAGGCGGCCGAAGCCGCAGATGCTCCCACCGCATCGGAGGCGGAGACCGTGGAGTTCTCGTGGGACCGCAATATCGCCGGCGAGGACGAGGAGCCGGAGCTCGAGAAGACGACGGTCGAGGTGCCGAAGAATCCGGAGAAGATCGTCGCCTTCGAGATGTCGACGGTCGACACGATCGGTGCTCTCGGCGGCGAGGTCGCCGGTGCCCCGCTCGACTCCGTGCCCGACTACCTCCAGGACGCCCTCGCCGACGACGCCTTCAACGCGGGCACCCTCTTCGAGGCTGACCTCATCGAGATCGAGGCGCAGCAGCCCGACCTCATCGTCATCGGCGGGCGCTCGTCCGGGCTCTACGAGGACCTGAGCGAGATCGCCCCCACCATCGACCTCGGCATCGCCGGCACGTACACCGAGACGCTCGAGCGCAACGTCACGTTCCTCGGCGAGGTGCTCGGCGCCGAGGACGAGGCCGCCAGCGCGCTCGAAGACCTCGAGGCGGGGATCGACGAGGCCAAGGCGGTCACGGCCGAAGCCGGCACCGGCCTCGGCGTCATGGTGTCGGGCGGCGAGCTCAGCGCCCTCGCCCCGTCTGAGCAGGGCGGCGGCAGCGCCAACGTCCGCGGCGGCCTGCTGTACGACGTCTTCGGCGTCGAGCCCGTCGTGGAGGACATCGCCTCCGCCACCCACGGCGAGCCGGTCTCGTTCGAGTTCCTCCTCGAGAAGAACCCCGACACGCTGTGGGTCGTCGACCGCGACGTCGCCACCGGCGAGGCCGAGGCGGGTGCGGCGGCGGAGGTGCTCGACAACGACATCGTCAAGCAGACCGCGGCGGCTCAGAACGACCGCATCGTCTACCTCGACCCGGTCGCCTGGTACATCGTCTACGGCGGCATCGAGACAACGCAGCTGCTCATCGACGACGTGATGCAGATCGCGTCCTGA
- a CDS encoding ABC transporter permease yields MTLTASAPTSAPAPTRPRRTWVGALIGACLVALVGVSLFVGVSDVSPLSLLTGGPDSSAAYLLVASRIPRTLAAILVGASLGIAGLIMQMLVRNRFVEPGTTGVSEFATLGMLVTIVFWPGMAVVGKMGVAAVFGLVGTWVFLRVVRAVPVRQLVLVPLVGIMLGGVVGAVTTFFAYRLDLLQSLGQWAQGSFATVMQGRYEMLWVAGVMVVVAWFAADRFSVIGMGEEFATNLGLDYRRVVAVGMVIVAVITAAVLVTAGMIPFLGLVVPNVVSLIIGDNVRRSIPWVAGLGAVFVVGCDIVARVVRFPYEIPLSVIVGIVGALLFLWLLLRRRSRAH; encoded by the coding sequence GTGACCCTCACCGCCTCGGCGCCGACGAGCGCCCCCGCCCCCACCCGCCCTCGGCGGACGTGGGTGGGGGCGCTCATCGGCGCGTGCCTCGTGGCGCTCGTCGGCGTCAGCCTGTTCGTCGGCGTCTCCGACGTGTCGCCGCTGTCGCTCCTCACCGGCGGGCCCGACAGCAGCGCGGCCTACCTGCTCGTCGCGAGCCGCATCCCGCGGACGCTCGCGGCCATCCTCGTGGGCGCCTCGCTCGGCATCGCCGGCCTCATCATGCAGATGCTCGTCCGCAACCGCTTCGTCGAGCCCGGCACGACCGGGGTCAGCGAGTTCGCCACCCTCGGCATGCTCGTCACGATCGTCTTCTGGCCCGGGATGGCCGTGGTCGGGAAGATGGGCGTGGCGGCGGTCTTCGGGCTCGTCGGCACCTGGGTCTTCCTCCGCGTCGTGCGGGCAGTGCCCGTCCGGCAGCTCGTGCTCGTGCCGCTCGTCGGCATCATGCTCGGCGGGGTGGTCGGCGCGGTCACGACCTTCTTCGCGTACCGGCTCGACCTCCTGCAGTCGCTCGGACAGTGGGCGCAGGGCAGCTTCGCCACCGTGATGCAGGGGCGCTACGAGATGCTCTGGGTCGCCGGCGTCATGGTCGTGGTGGCGTGGTTCGCCGCCGACCGGTTCAGCGTCATCGGCATGGGGGAGGAGTTCGCGACGAACCTGGGGCTCGACTACCGCCGCGTGGTCGCCGTCGGGATGGTCATCGTCGCCGTCATCACCGCCGCCGTGCTCGTCACCGCCGGGATGATCCCGTTCCTCGGGCTTGTCGTCCCCAACGTCGTCAGCCTCATCATCGGCGACAACGTGCGCCGGTCCATCCCGTGGGTCGCCGGTCTCGGCGCGGTCTTCGTCGTCGGATGCGACATCGTCGCGCGCGTCGTGCGCTTCCCGTACGAGATCCCGCTGTCGGTCATCGTCGGCATCGTGGGCGCCCTGCTCTTCCTCTGGCTGCTGCTGCGAAGGAGGAGCCGTGCTCACTGA